From Bacteroidales bacterium, one genomic window encodes:
- a CDS encoding Lrp/AsnC ligand binding domain-containing protein, which translates to MPKYQIDDTDQKILSSLVKNARMPFLEIARDCGVSGAAIHQRVKKMESLGIITGSRLLVKPSTLGLNVCAFVEVNLSPVNKYPEVIEALKKIPEIVECHFVTGRHTLLLKMYCFNHDHLLDILINTIQNIPSVQDTETLVSLDQAIERQVWVKDYPEAKGYHGKQRDKARAALKKRL; encoded by the coding sequence ATGCCAAAATATCAAATCGACGACACCGACCAGAAAATTCTCTCTTCACTTGTCAAGAATGCAAGAATGCCTTTCCTGGAAATAGCAAGAGATTGCGGAGTTTCAGGAGCTGCCATTCATCAAAGAGTTAAGAAGATGGAATCATTGGGAATCATAACCGGTTCCCGCCTTCTTGTCAAGCCATCCACGCTTGGACTTAATGTCTGCGCGTTTGTGGAAGTTAATCTTTCCCCGGTAAACAAGTATCCGGAAGTAATTGAGGCACTTAAAAAAATCCCAGAAATAGTTGAATGCCACTTTGTTACCGGCAGGCATACATTGCTTCTTAAGATGTATTGCTTCAACCATGACCACTTGCTGGACATTCTGATAAATACTATTCAAAACATTCCTAGTGTTCAGGATACTGAAACACTTGTCTCACTAGACCAGGCTATTGAACGCCAGGTATGGGTTAAGGATTATCCGGAGGCAAAAGGATATCACGGGAAACAAAGAGATAAAGCAAGAGCTGCTTTAAAGAAAAGACTTTAA